A single Lysinibacter sp. HNR DNA region contains:
- a CDS encoding sigma-70 family RNA polymerase sigma factor, with translation MSDQENSHKSFEEQALPFLDQLYGAALRMTKNTQDAQDLVQETFTKAFAAFKSFQEGTNLKAWLYRIMTNSYINTYRKRQREPFLRAIDELEDWQLGDAESTTSMGSRSAEAEAIDRMPESVVKNALNSISEDFRMVVYLADVEGFSYQEIADIMKTPVGTVMSRLHRGRRLLRDLLSDYAAEQGHDVDTGRKKSAGVKETRKRVTL, from the coding sequence ATGAGTGACCAAGAGAATTCGCATAAAAGTTTCGAGGAGCAAGCCCTACCGTTTCTTGATCAGTTGTACGGGGCCGCTTTGCGGATGACCAAAAATACTCAGGATGCACAGGATCTGGTGCAGGAGACTTTCACCAAGGCCTTCGCCGCCTTTAAGTCTTTTCAAGAGGGAACCAATCTTAAAGCGTGGCTGTATCGCATTATGACAAACAGCTACATCAATACGTATCGCAAACGTCAGCGGGAACCCTTTCTACGGGCGATTGACGAGCTAGAAGACTGGCAGCTGGGGGATGCCGAGTCAACGACTTCGATGGGATCGCGTTCGGCTGAGGCTGAGGCGATCGATCGCATGCCCGAGAGCGTGGTCAAAAACGCTCTCAACTCCATATCCGAAGATTTTCGGATGGTTGTCTATCTGGCAGACGTGGAGGGGTTCTCCTATCAGGAGATTGCAGACATCATGAAGACCCCCGTTGGAACCGTAATGAGTAGATTACATCGTGGCCGTCGCCTCCTTCGCGACTTGCTCAGCGACTATGCCGCAGAGCAGGGGCACGATGTTGACACCGGTAGAAAGAAAAGTGCCGGTGTCAAAGAAACAAGAAAGCGAGTCACCCTATGA
- a CDS encoding zf-HC2 domain-containing protein: MSDSDCEKAKKSLEEYLHHELCTDDTRDIRNHIEGCPECESEYRVGVVLKDAVQRACKEVAPEELRDQVLLRLRSIQAEHV; this comes from the coding sequence ATGAGCGACAGCGATTGCGAAAAAGCAAAAAAATCCTTAGAAGAATACCTGCACCACGAATTGTGCACCGATGACACCCGCGACATTCGTAATCACATTGAGGGATGCCCTGAGTGCGAGAGCGAATACCGTGTTGGCGTCGTCCTCAAGGATGCCGTGCAGCGTGCTTGCAAGGAAGTAGCGCCCGAAGAACTGCGGGATCAGGTCCTGCTGCGTCTGCGCTCCATTCAGGCAGAGCACGTTTAG